In Nostoc piscinale CENA21, the genomic stretch TACACCAATACCAGCATATTCCAACATTTCTACATCATTAAAGTTATCACCAATAGCCATAACGTTGTTTCTTTGTAAGCCGAGAAGTTCTTCAGCAAAATAACGTACAGCCGCACCTTTATTAACAGCAGGATTGGTGGCTTCAAAAAAAGTAGCTACAGACGTTGTGAGGTAAAGTTCGGCGGGTGTATATTGGCGACGCAAATTTCCTAATAATTGGCTAATTGCTTCTGTGTCATCACACAAAGCTAAAATTTTTGTTGGTTCATATTCAATTAAAATTTTGCGTAAATCACCCACAGCAACGGGAGTAATTCCTGAACGTTGTGCGTAAATTTTAGTTTCTCTAGTTAACTCCCGGACATACAGTTGATCATTAATGTAAAAGTGAATAGAAAGAAGCAATCGCCACTGGGGTTGTTCAAAATAGTCTAGTAGTTGGTATGCGATTTCTCTGGCTACAGGTAAGTGATAGTGGATTTTCTGATTGCTTGGGTCTTGAATCCAAGCTCCTTGATAAGCTGCTAATGGCAGGTTAGAGCGTATTTCTTGATGAAAACGTAAAGCAGAGCGATACATCCGTCCAGTAGCAATTGCAACATGAATACCTTTGGCTTGAGCCGCTGCGATCGCTTGCTTGACAGGTTTGCTTAAAGAATTGGATTTACCTGCGATCGTGCCATCGATATCTAAAACTAGTAACTTAATGTTTTGTGTAGGTAGAGCTTGATTTTCGGGTGATGCCATATACATAAATTTTTAACCTGTGAACTCCAGTATGAGGTTAACAGGCATTGGCTCAATCTGATTCAGTCAAAATAATTAAGCTACAACACATCTAAATTCCTGGAACATACAACAACTTATCAACCAAAATAAAAAACCCAGACTTTCAGTCTAGGTTTTCCACAGTTAAATAAAAGATGATTCTGACAGTAATGATCGACATGAAAACGGTCTAACAGATGCACAACTGTGTCATTAATGCAATGTGCTTTTTGGTGATTAATTGATATTAGTCAATTGAATCAGGTAAGAAGACTCACCTATTTCTACCAATTAGTTAGACGCTTTGAGCCAATTTTTTCTGCGTTGGGACATTAAACCAATTCCTGCTACTAAGCCAATACCAATTGCAGCAGAGGGTTCGGGTACAGATGCTGGGTCGTAGTCATAAGTAACGGAAACAGTTCCTTTAGCAAATGTACTGATCTTGCTTGCAACGTTACCAGAACCAGTAACATTTGAGGTAGCCATAGCGGAGAATAAGAAGCTTAGGTCGCCAGTACCAATGAAAGACTGTAACATTTGGCCATCGGTAATAGTTTTCAAGCCTGATTCGGTAGCATTTAGCCCTTTAAGGGTATTGCCAGAGGGCGCTAAGAAGTCAATCGTACCATCAAACACAGGAACATTTTGGAATGTTTGGGATGTTTTAGGATTGATGTTGAATAAAGAATCATTCCCTAATTTGAGGCTAGAATTACTACCAAGAGTAACAGTGATGTCTGTGGGAGAATCTTCGTCTAAATTCTCATAACCAATAGTACCCTGAATGTCGCTAGTAAATTGTAATGTTACTCCTTTCAATGTACCAAGAGCAGCATCAAACTTCTGAACACTGATAGCTTCATTGGTGATATTGGTCTTCTTAAAGTTTGTGGAGCCAGTGTAAGAAAGAGAAGCTGCGTTTGCTGCGCCTGCGGTGGCTACGATACCTGCCAAGGTGGTCGCTGCTGCTAGAGTTTGAAATAGTTTTGTTGTCATGGGAATTTATCTTCTCAAACTGGATAAACGCAAGATTGCTACATTATTTCTAACTTGTAGTTTTTGGTTCTCGGCTTGCTAAATCTACCGAAATTTATGTGAAGCTTTGATTATGAAAAAACTTGCATAAATCTATCTTTAAGAAGCATAGATGAAGTTTTGTTAAGGTTGGCAAATTAGATGGAGACCTTGGTAGAGCCTTATTGAATTATCAAAAACCATCACAAGTTTTGCCAAATCACTACTCTTTCAACTCAGCAAATGTTCAGATATCAGGTGAATTTCCTATACATCAAGTTATCTATTCAGGATATATGCACTATTAGTATGATGAACATAAAGGCTAGTGTGTATGTTTAAAATTTAAAATTTCTATGGGTGTAATTCAGCACTATCTATGATTTACTGATGGACTGCATTTCATAGGCAAGTGTGAAAGAGCGAGTACTGTAATGACTCAGCACTTTCAACTCAGCACTTAGCACTTTCATCCTATCTCTGACATCAGCAGAGGGTGTGATCAAACAGAATTCAGGAGTCAGGAAGCCCAAATTCAGAATTGAATTCTGTACGACTGGTGGATAAATCAACTGGTTTAAGACCCTTACCAAATTTAAAATTTGCTTGTATTCAATCAGTTGCGGGTCTTTTTAGCCCACAGACTGCATTCTGACTTCTGAATTCTTCTTCAACTCGTTGCTTTGAGAACTGCACGCAGACCAAAATGATCGGATGGATAGATTTTCTCTGCTGTACCTGCAATTGCTTCACAAGCGAACAAGTCAATTGACTGCGGTTGCCAGTTATGGTTTTGACTCCGCAGTAAAATGCGATCAAGCCTAACTGGTATTCCCTGTAAACTCATCAACGCTGCTAAGGCATTGTGTTGGGGGTTAAATGTGTAACCTGGTGTATGGGGGTTGAGTGTTTGCCAGATATCGATATATCCAGCATTTGTTATTATGTCTTCTTGTTCGTTACCGCGTGTATTGAAGTCACCAACTATCAAGCTATTTCCTGGTAGGGTTTGGAGATATGCAACTATGGTAGTTAGCTGATGTTGGCGTTTTTCTAGTGCATTTTGAGAGCGATCGCTTGTTAAATGCACAACTGCAATATGCAATAATTGACCATTAATTTCACAACTGCCGACCAATACCCGCTTGCGTCCCAAAAATTGATGCTCAACCAGTGTAAAAGGCAGACGCGATAACAATAAATTACCGTAAGGTCGCACTGTTGCGGCTGTGCTGGATTCCGAAATGTAGTAACTGCGTACCCAAGCTTGCGATAAAAGTAACTCTAGTAAAGTTGGTGTCGCTTCTTGGATGGCGATTATATCGGTGTTACATTGACGTAACTCCTCAATAATTGCTGGTAATCTTTTTTCTGTGGCGATTTTATCTTTTTCGTAGAGGTCACAAAGGACGTTAAAGCTGGCAACTGTCAAAGTTTCTAAATTGACGTTGGTAGCTTTTTGTGTATATGGTTGCCAATTTGGGATAGTGAATTTATAAACTGGTAGCGGCGTGAATATTTGCTTTGGTGATTTTGACATCTGTGCTTTTTTTGATTATCTATAGGCTGAAAGTAATCATTAGCATCAGTAATTATCAATTATTTCAAGTAAATCTTATTTTGCAGACAAAATATATGTTTTAGACAATAGTACGCATAAGTAATTATTGATGATTTATGGCATAAATTAAGTTTCTCTACCGTAATCATTATATAAAGTTAATTGTTACCATCAGTAACCCCCGATATATTGCCATTATTCGTTGACTTTGCCCCCCATGATAAATTTTTACTTATATGATCAATCTAATATTTATTTAAGAATTATGGTTCGGAAGTTAACCAATTTGACGTTAAAACCTGTAAACTAAGTTTCAACGAATTAAGTGATCCCTAAACAAAGAATTGAAGACACAGTAATTCTTCCGCATTAGTTATCTCAGCTTTTTATGGGCAGTAATTGGCTTGAGGTAATCAGTTTGAATATGGCTCAAAATTATTTTGTAATCACCACAAGCGAAATTATGTTCGACTTGCGCTAATTTTCATGCCTAAAAAAAATTTAAATTCACCTTTGAGGAGATATATATGTCAGATTTTTTCAACCAAGTTTCTCGCCGTAAGTTCATATTAACAGCTGGAGCTTCTGCAAGTGCTGTATTTTTGAAAGGCTGTTTAGGAAATCCCCCAGATAGCCTGACTGGTGGAAGTTCTCAGTCTGCGCCTACTGCTCAAACTGTAGCGAATATCAGCCCAGAACAAGCACCGGAAACTGATACAGTCAAGTTAGGATATGTCCCAATTGTTGAGGCAGCACCTTTAATTATTGCCAAAGAGAAAGGCTTTTTTGCGAAGTACGGGATGACCAAAGTTGACCTTTCTAAACAAGCTTCTTGGGGTTCTGCACGGGATAACGTAGAAATTGGTTCTGCGGGTGGTGGGATTGACGGTGGACAATGGCAAATGCCCATGCCACATTTAATTACCGA encodes the following:
- a CDS encoding Cof-type HAD-IIB family hydrolase, whose protein sequence is MYMASPENQALPTQNIKLLVLDIDGTIAGKSNSLSKPVKQAIAAAQAKGIHVAIATGRMYRSALRFHQEIRSNLPLAAYQGAWIQDPSNQKIHYHLPVAREIAYQLLDYFEQPQWRLLLSIHFYINDQLYVRELTRETKIYAQRSGITPVAVGDLRKILIEYEPTKILALCDDTEAISQLLGNLRRQYTPAELYLTTSVATFFEATNPAVNKGAAVRYFAEELLGLQRNNVMAIGDNFNDVEMLEYAGIGVAMGDAPPEVQAIAQWIAPSVEKDGVAIAIQKFLLS
- a CDS encoding choice-of-anchor E domain-containing protein; the protein is MTTKLFQTLAAATTLAGIVATAGAANAASLSYTGSTNFKKTNITNEAISVQKFDAALGTLKGVTLQFTSDIQGTIGYENLDEDSPTDITVTLGSNSSLKLGNDSLFNINPKTSQTFQNVPVFDGTIDFLAPSGNTLKGLNATESGLKTITDGQMLQSFIGTGDLSFLFSAMATSNVTGSGNVASKISTFAKGTVSVTYDYDPASVPEPSAAIGIGLVAGIGLMSQRRKNWLKASN
- a CDS encoding endonuclease/exonuclease/phosphatase family protein, producing MSKSPKQIFTPLPVYKFTIPNWQPYTQKATNVNLETLTVASFNVLCDLYEKDKIATEKRLPAIIEELRQCNTDIIAIQEATPTLLELLLSQAWVRSYYISESSTAATVRPYGNLLLSRLPFTLVEHQFLGRKRVLVGSCEINGQLLHIAVVHLTSDRSQNALEKRQHQLTTIVAYLQTLPGNSLIVGDFNTRGNEQEDIITNAGYIDIWQTLNPHTPGYTFNPQHNALAALMSLQGIPVRLDRILLRSQNHNWQPQSIDLFACEAIAGTAEKIYPSDHFGLRAVLKATS